A genomic stretch from Podospora pseudoanserina strain CBS 124.78 chromosome 3, whole genome shotgun sequence includes:
- the ERG8 gene encoding phosphomevalonate kinase (EggNog:ENOG503NV7P; COG:I) produces MPEHKNSSVVSAPGKVLLAGGYIVLDRDYSGLVFGLSARINVVSHPIQPTQGVHLTEIVVESPQFDDDSWVYGYTPVEGHGGVKVTQLDPGTKPFKPNHFVETTLNYVLSYIVSLPAKQTLSSIHPAKFTILADNDYYSTTTTTSPSTPQRRFRHLGQTISKANKTGLGSSAALVTSLTGCLLSHYLPRSLFDLSTPSGRRTLHNLSQAAHCAAQGKIGSGFDVASAVYGSCVYRRFSPSLLSALPPPGTRGFGRAVVETVNSPDWDQEISKEETDLAEGLKIRMVDVTGGTATVSMVKLVNAWREGNKAEADGLFAELEGEVKVLAGALKVGDEQAIKRAMGEVRRLMKRMGVESGAEIEPDSQTKMLDELERLEGVVGSVVPGAGGYDAAALVIRDDEGTVGRVERFLGEYSQREGVKARLLDVLGEVEGARLESWDGGRWQEL; encoded by the exons ATGCCCGAACACAAGAACTCATCTGTTGTCTCCGCCCCCGGCAAGGTTCTTCTCGCAGGCGGCTACATTGTCCTCGACAGGGACTACTCCGGCCTCGTCTTTGGCCTCAGCGCCCGCATCAACGTCGTCTCTCACCCCATCCAGCCCACCCAGGGCGTTCATCTCACCGAGATTGTCGTCGAAAGTCCGCAGTTTGACGATGACTCCTGGGTGTACGGCTACACCCCTGTGGAAGGTCACGGCGGTGTAAAAGTCACCCAGCTCGACCC CGGCACCAAACCCTTCAAACCCAACCATTTCGTCGAAACAACCCTCAACTACGTCCTCTCCTACAtcgtctccctccccgccaagcaaaccctctcctccatccaccCCGCCAAattcaccatcctcgccgacaACGACTAttactccaccaccaccaccacctccccttccaccccccagcGTCGCTTCCGCCACCTCGGGCAAACAATCTCCAAAGCCAACAAAACCGGCCTCggctcctccgccgccctggTAACCTCCCTAACCGGCTGCTTGCTCTCCCACTACCTCCCCCGTTCCCTTTTcgacctctccaccccctcaggCCGGCGCACCCTTCACAACCTCTCCCAAGCAGCCCACTGCGCCGCCCAGGGGAAAATCGGCTCCGGGTTCGACGTCGCCAGCGCCGTCTACGGCAGCTGCGTCTACCGCCggttttccccctccctcttatccgccctcccacccccaggGACGAGAGGGTTCGGGAGAGCCGTCGTGGAGACGGTCAACTCCCCCGACTGGGATCAAGAAATCAGCAAAGAGGAGACTGATCTTGCCGAGGGGCTGAAGATCAGAATGGTGGATGTCACGGGGGGGACGGCAACGGTCAGCATGGTGAAGCTGGTCAACGCCTGGAGGGAAGGGAATAAGGCTGAGGCGGATGGGTTGTTTGCcgagttggagggggaggtgaaggtttTGGCTGGGGCGCTCAAAGTCGGGGATGAGCAGGCGATAAAAAGGGcaatgggggaggtgaggaggttgatgaagaggatgggggtggagagcGGGGCCGAGATCGAGCCGGACAGTCAGACCAAGATgctggacgagctggagaggctggagggggtggtggggagtgTGGTTCCTGGCGCGGGGGGGTATGATGCTGCGGCGTTGGTGATtagggatgatgaggggacggtggggagAGTCGAAAGGTTTTTGGGAGAGTATAGTcagagggaaggggtgaaggcgaggttgttggatgtgttgggggaggtggagggggcgaggttggagagctgggatggggggaggtggcagGAGTTGTGA
- a CDS encoding hypothetical protein (EggNog:ENOG503NXQT; COG:S), translating into MNLQLRITPSLLSFIRQGFTKSITQGYAQSVVAATHPHVLNSQNRPSFGRRNHARIGRRLSTLGLQSAFHTSSSTVAAGPVEPQRLGKAVSTNGGLDAYFEQLQKTQQVAEEGAVEEVESDKEWTQFQFQQRIEWKPTPASILLGSDASKTLALDVDPTQVTKRDASPAITPEAEAALAHIDARLAEEIEVRKQLDALEEEVESLRATSPALAEKLEEEIRSRTITPVSHIRTPASLVRTPPVDPQSQSYADHLVKLADGGRYVEIPAVFEAMLVAGIKPIAAAYNVLLTAAFQLAPDKSEVVNKALDIYTDMLRRKVALDSETYNILVSLLASRSLEVSALQEALEVKRVRFGGMDEPGKFMFASHELELAILREEERLDLAIKLFESSVSSSKAGYTSETYHQMISACAKAGRVSNMLEMFEHMECNQAVPFAATFPAMITAFAKSGDLISAVECYNEYRNLAIANDNGEPTLLKRADAQVYASVINAYVISDKLPGAVKFYKKILQEYGVTAAEIKDALLAGGFVKGFIKRGVYSEALQWAQSIESEIRGWAMNEIATVAADNGDKLTAVAAFANVSPSSEMVSSAMALLAMSIRAGDLGAAARYWDILCGSGFKFTVSFVEPAAMYAVAMIGSGQVMEGLTQSEWMFQRIRETVPAAQLEGEIEEATEFISRFMAVRGIVDPREASPVSYAPSQSFAPSPFPSTPAVAHHDESFDPYAQNTDFKGSSLISDELEGAHGRKGPKLSDALNRFRNIRRAGRHPRYITYAKLISAASREGKIDLCHEILAMARTDVPLLPQYPVVRYGWSSILDAMVGACLTVGDRAMAEQFHQELLAMGATPSANTFGLYITTLKESTKTFDEATEAVRVFHRAKAEGVEPTSFLYNALIGKLGKARRIDDCLFYFGEMQTLGIKPTSVTYGTIVNALCRVSDEKFAEQLFDEMEAMPNYKARPAPYNSMMQFFLMTKRDKSKVLEYFERMKAKGIAPTAHTFKLLVDTHATLDPVDMEAAESVLEMIKATGQKPEAVHYASLIHARGCVLHDLEGARRVFDAVVKESSVPLVPCLFQALFEAMVANHRVVETEPVLAMMRSNRVEMTPYIANTLIHGWAAEKNIAKAKEIYATVSATKREPSTYEAMTRAFLAVEERESAKGVVTEMLGRGYPSAVVNKVLELLGGGGNAAPVEAAAAAA; encoded by the exons ATGAACCTGCAATTGCGCATAACCCCTTCACTCCTT AGCTTTATCCGGCAAGGATTTACCAAGTCCATCACCCAAGGTTACGCCCAGTCGGTCGTTGCTGCCACCCACCCTCATGTTCTAAACTCACAAAACCGCCCGTCCTTTGGGCGCCGCAACCATGCCCGTATCGGTCGCCGTCTTTCGACTCTTGGGCTCCAGTCTGCTTTCCACACCAGCAGCTCGACCGTCGCCGCTGGGCCTGTTGAGCCGCAACGTTTGGGCAAGGCTGTTAGCACCAATGGCGGCCTAGATGCTTACTTTGAGCAATTGCAAAAGACCCAGCAAGTTGCCGAGGAAGGGGCcgtggaagaggtggaatCCGACAAGGAGTGGACTCAGTTCCAGTTTCAGCAGCGCATCGAGTGGAAGCCGACACCGGCTTCCATCCTTCTCGGTTCCGATGCCAGCAAaaccctcgccctcgatgTCGACCCCACCCAAGTCACCAAGCGCGATGCCTCCCCAGCCATCACccccgaggccgaggccgccCTTGCCCACATCGATGCGCGTCTCgccgaggagattgaggTTCGCAAGCAGCTGGATGcgttggaagaggaggtggaatCCCTCCGCGCCACGTCTCCAGCTCTGGCCGAAAAGCTCGAGGAAGAGATTAGGTCGCGAACCATCACTCCTGTTTCCCATATCCGAACTCCCGCCAGCCTCGTCCGCACGCCTCCCGTCGATCCCCAGTCCCAGTCCTACGCCGACCACCTCGTGAAACTCGCCGACGGCGGACGATATGTCGAGATTCCGGCAGTCTTCGAGGCCATGCTTGTCGCCGGCATCAAGCCCATTGCTGCCGCCTACAATGTCTTGCTTACTGCCGCTTTCCAGCTGGCACCAGACAAGTCCGAGGTGGTGAACAAGGCTCTGGATATCTACACGGATATGCTTAGACGCAAGGTTGCCCTGGACAGCGAGACGTACAACATTCTTGTCAGCTTGCTGGCTTCTCGTTCGCTGGAGGTGTCTGCGCTGCAAGAGGCTCTCGAGGTGAAGCGTGTGCGGTTTGGTGGCATGGATGAGCCCGGCAAGTTCATGTTTGCCTCTcatgagcttgagcttgccatcttgagggaggaggagcgtcTTGACCTTGCCATCAAGTTGTTCGAGAGCTCTGTCTCATCCAGCAAGGCCGGTTACACCTCGGAGACCTACCACCAGATGATCTCAGCGTGTGCCAAGGCTGGTCGTGTGTCCAATATGCTCGAGATGTTTGAGCACATGGAGTGCAACCAAGCTGTCCCTTTTGCTGCCACTTTCCCTGCCATGATCACAGCTTTCGCCAAGTCCGGTGATTTGATCAGCGCCGTGGAATGCTACAACGAGTACCGCAACCTTGCCATCGCCAACGACAATGGCGAGCCGACGTTGCTGAAGCGCGCCGATGCTCAGGTGTACGCCTCTGTCATCAATGCCTACGTCATCTCCGACAAGCTTCCTGGTGCCGTGAAGTTCTACAAGAAGATCCTACAGGAGTATGGTGTAACTGCTGCAGAGATCAAAGACGCTCTGCTTGCTGGTGGCTTTGTCAAGGGCTTCATCAAGCGTGGCGTCTACTCGGAAGCTCTTCAGTGGGCTCAAAGCATCGAGAGCGAGATTAGAGGTTGGGCCATGAACGAAATTGCCACGGTTGCTGCCGATAATGGCGACAAGCTGACTGCGGTTGCCGCCTTTGCCAATgtctctccttcctccgAGATGGTTTCTTCCGCCATGGCCTTGCTTGCGATGAGCATCCGCGCCGGTGATCTCGGTGCGGCAGCTCGGTATTGGGATATCCTCTGTGGTTCTGGCTTCAAGTTCACCGTGTCCTTTGTTGAACCGGCAGCCATGTATGCCGTGGCCATGATTGGTTCCGGgcaggtgatggagggtTTGACTCAGTCTGAGTGGATGTTCCAGCGCATCCGCGAGACCGTTCCCGCTGCTCAGCTCGAAGGTGAGATTGAGGAAGCCACCGAGTTCATCTCTAGGTTCATGGCCGTTCGCGGCATTGTGGATCCTCGTGAAGCCTCTCCCGTCTCTTATGCCCCTTCCCAGTCTTTCGCCCCTTCGCCATTCCCATCGACTCCAGCTGTTGCCCACCATGACGAATCCTTCGACCCCTATGCCCAGAACACCGACTTCAAGGGATCTTCATTGATTTCGGATGAGTTGGAGGGCGCCCACGGTCGCAAGGGTCCCAAGCTGAGTGATGCACTCAACCGTTTCCGCAACATCCGTCGTGCTGGTCGCCATCCTCGGTACATCACTTACGCCAAGCTtatctccgccgcctccaggGAGGGCAAGATCGATCTTTGCCACGAAATTCTCGCCATGGCCCGGACGGATGTGCCTCTGCTTCCTCAGTACCCAGTGGTCCGCTACGGTTGGTCGTCCATTCTGGACGCCATGGTTGGTGCCTGCTTGACTGTTGGTGACAGAGCTATGGCCGAGCAGTTCCACCAGGAGCTCCTCGCCATGGGTGCTACCCCTTCGGCCAACACCTTTGGTCTCtacatcaccaccttgaAGGAGTCCACCAAGACCTTCGACGAGGCCACCGAAGCTGTCCGCGTGTTCCACCgcgccaaggccgagggAGTCGAGCCTACTTCATTCCTGTACAATGCCTTGATCGGGAAGCTGGGCAAGGCGCGTCGCATTGACGACTGTCTCTTTTACTTTGGCGAGATGCAGACCCTCGGTATCAAGCCCACATCTGTCACGTACGGCACCATTGTCAACGCTCTCTGCCGCGTCAGCGATGAGAAGTTTGCCGAGCAGCTGTTTGACGAGATGGAGGCCATGCCCAACTACAAGGCTCGTCCGGCTCCCTACAACAGCATGATGCAATTCTTCCTCATGACCAAGAGAGACAAGTCCAAGGTTCTCGAGTACTTTGAGCGCATGAAGGCCAAGGGCATCGCCCCTACCGCCCACACGTTCAAGCTCCTCGTTGACACCCACGCCACTTTAGATCCTGTAGACATGGAAGCTGCCGAGTCTGTCCtcgagatgatcaaggcTACTGGTCAGAAGCCCGAAGCCGTCCACTACGCCAGTCTCATCCACGCCCGCGGCTGTGTCCTTCACGATCTCGAGGGTGCTCGCCGCGTATTTGACGCAGTCGTCAAGGAGTCTTCGGTTCCTCTCGTTCCCTGTCTGTTCCAGGCTCTTTTCGAGGCCATGGTTGCGAACCATCGGGTTGTCGAGACCGAGCCTGTGCTCGCCATGATGCGGTCGAATCGTGTGGAGATGACCCCCTATATcgccaacaccctcatccaTGGCTGGGCAGCCGAGAAGAACattgccaaggccaaggagattTACGCCACTGTCAGCGCCACCAAGCGGGAACCTAGCACTTACGAGGCCATGACTCGCGCGTTCCTTGCCGTTGAGGAGCGCGAGAGCGCCAAGGGGGTGGTTACTGAGATGCTCGGCCGCGGATACCCAAGCGCCGTCGTCAACAAGGTTCTGGAACtcctcggtggcggcggaaACGCTGCCCCAGtcgaggctgccgctgccgctgcgtAA
- the CBH1_1 gene encoding Exoglucanase 1 (COG:G; CAZy:GH7; EggNog:ENOG503NVUF), whose translation MVSAKFAALAALVASASAQQVCSLTPESHPPLTWQRCSAGGSCTNVAGSVTLDSNWRWTHTLQGSTNCYSGNEWDTSICTTGTKCAQNCCVEGAEYAATYGITTSGNQLNLKFVTEGKYSTNVGSRTYLMENATKYQGFNLLGNEFTFDVDVSNIGCGLNGALYFVSMDLDGGLAKYSGNKAGAKYGTGYCDAQCPRDIKFINGEANIEGWNPSTNDVNAGAGRYGTCCSEMDIWEANNMATAYTPHSCTILDQSRCEGESCGGTYSSDRYGGVCDPDGCDFNSYRMGNKEFYGKGKTVDTTKKMTVVTQFLKNAAGELSEIKRFYVQNGVVIPNSVSSIPGVPNQNSITQDWCDAQKIAFGDPDDNTAKGGLRQMGLALDKPMVLVMSIWNDHAAHMLWLDSTYPVDAAGRPGAERGACPTTSGVPSEVEAEAPNSNVAFSNIKFGPIGSTFNSGSTNPNPISSSTATTPTSTRVSSTSTAAQTPTSAPGGTVPRWGQCGGQGYTGPTQCVAPYTCVVSNQWYSQCL comes from the exons ATGGTTTCCGCAAAGTTCGCCGCTCTCGCTGCCCTTGtggcctctgcctctgctcAGCAGGTGTGCTCGCTCACTCCCGAGTCTCACCCCCCTCTGACCTGGCAAAGATGCTCGGCTGGTGGCTCCTGCACCAACGTCGCCGGCTCCGTCACCCTTGACTCCAACTGGCGCTGGACTCACACCCTCCAGGGCAGCACCAACTGCTACTCTGGCAACGAGTGGGATACCTCCATCTGCACCACCGGTACCAAGTGCGCTCAGAACTGCTGCGTTGAGGGTGCCGAGTATGCTGCCACCTatggcatcaccaccagcggTAACCAGCTGAACCTCAAGTTCGTCACCGAGGGCAAGTACTCGACCAACGTTGGCTCGCGTACCTACCTCATGGAGAACGCCACCAAGTACCAGG gcttcaacctcctcggcaacgAGTTCACCTTCGATGTCGATGTCTCCAACATTGGCTGCGGTCTCAACGGTGCCCTCTACTTCGTCTCCATGGACCTTGACGGCGGTCTTGCCAAGTACTCGGGCAACAAGGCTGGTGCCAAGTACGGCACCGGTTACTGCGATGCCCAGTGCCCCCGTGACATCAAGTTCATCAACGGTGAGGCCAACATCGAGGGATggaacccctccaccaacgaTGTCAACGCCGGTGCCGGCCGCTACGGTACTTGCTGCTCCGAGATGGACATCTGGGAGGCCAACAACATGGCCACTGCCTACACTCCTCACTCCTGCACCATCCTCGACCAGAGCAGGTGCGAGGGCGAGTCTTGCGGTGGCACTTACAGCTCTGACCGCTATGGCGGTGTTTGCGATCCCGACGGATGCGACTTCAACTCGTACCGCATGGGCAACAAGGAGTTCTacggcaagggcaagaccgtcgacaccaccaagaagatgaCCGTCGTCACCCAGTTCCTCAAGAACGCCGCCGGCGAGCTCTCCGAGATCAAGCGCTTCTACGTCCAGAACGGCGTCGTCATCCCCAACTCGGTCTCCAGCATCCCCGGTGTTCCCAACCAGAACTCCATCACCCAGGACTGGTGCGACGCCCAGAAGATCGCCTTCGGCGACCCGGATGACAACACCGCCAAGGGCGGTCTCCGCCAGATGGGTCTTGCCCTCGACAAGCCCATGGTCCTCGTCATGTCCATCTGGAACGACCACGCCGCCCACATGCTCTGGCTCGACTCCACCTACCCCGTCGACGCCGCCGGTCGCCCCGGTGCCGAGCGCGGTGCCTGCCCCACCACCTCGGGTGTCCCCTCcgaggtcgaggccgaggcccccaactccaacgttgccttctccaacatcaagTTCGGCCCCATCGGCTCGACCTTCAACAGCggcagcaccaaccccaaccccatctcctcctccaccgccaccacccccacctcgACCCGCGTCAGCAGCACCTCGACCGCCGCCCAGACTCCCACCAGCGCCCCTGGTGGCACCGTCCCCCGCTGGGGCCAGTGCGGCGGCCAGGGCTACACCGGCCCTACCCAGTGCGTTGCCCCCTACACCTGCGTCGTCAGCAACCAGTGGTACAGCCAGTGCCTCTAA
- a CDS encoding hypothetical protein (COG:S; EggNog:ENOG503NUF1) yields the protein MATTQTETRFSSLLSREKAATDEQPVHLSLCGIEVPSVGPDRGATDDDIWRTAEGRVAGTPHPKDDARKIVGHIKNRLNGSSPSGSGSRLLKLADDITTDITDATSGSEPARLKVATAALELAAAVRPPSDAIMSLFANMSVVSAVRLFQHWGVFDMLPTSPPTQGTACCDIARQINAEEGIVSRISTMLTSSRILSLTHNGELCHTPTSLLLRSSEPMAAMFDLMYTNIVRVSDILPCYFDTYGKKEPVGPGHVPVTVLTGEAELGYFESVAKDEERMRGFTRAMGVASGRVPVTGVYPLGKVLDGVEEEDDGRVMWVDVGGGGGHVLRRFREGCAGLRDGRCVVVDLAGVVDQGRIEAEGDELMMAVEWVEGDFMREMTVKGLWLYLKGVGFDEG from the exons ATGGCGACTACACAGACAGAAACGCGGTTTTCCAGCCTATTGTCAAGAGAGAAGGCAGCTACAGACGAACAGCCGGTCCACCTCTCCTTGTGTGGAATCGAGGTGCCTAGTGTCGGCCCTGATCGTGGAGCGACCGATGATGACATCTGGAGAACAGCCGAGGGAAGGGTTGCAGGTACACCTCATCCCAAGGACGACGCTCGCAAGATTGTCGGACACATCAAAAACCGTCTCAACGGCTCGAGCCCGTCTGGAAGCGGCAGCCGTCTGCTCAAACTAGCagacgacatcaccaccgacatcACAGATGCCACCTCCGGCAGCGAGCCGGCGCGCCTGAAAGTGGCCACAGCAGCGCTCGAACTGGCAGCCGCTGTCCGCCCTCCGTCCGATGCCATCATGTCCCTCTTTGCCAACATGTCTGTCGTCTCCGCCGTCAGACTGTTCCAGCACTGGGGTGTGTTTGACATGCTCCccacatcacccccaacccaaggGACTGCCTGCTGCGATATCGCCAGACAGATCAATGCGGAAGAAGGGATAGTCT CAAGGATATCAACCATgctcacctcctcccgcaTTCTCTCTCTTACACACAACGGAGAGCTCTGTCACACACCAACCTCGTTGTTGCTACGATCGTCGGAGCCGATGGCGGCCATGTTTGACTTGATGTATACCAATATCGTGCGGGTGTCTGACATTTTGCCTTGTTACTTTGACACCTACGGGAAAAAGGAACCGGTGGGGCCGGGCCATGTCCCTGTTACGGTGTtgacgggggaggcggagttGGGGTACTTTGAGAGTGTGGCtaaggacgaggagaggatgaggggtttCACGAGGGCGATGGGGGTTGCGTCGGGGAGGGTGCCGGTTACGGGAGTTTATCCTCTTGGGAAGGTGCTGGatggtgtggaggaggaggacgatgggagggtgatgtgggtggatgttggtgggggtggggggcatGTGCTGAGGCGGTTCAGGGAGGGTTGTGCCGGTTTGAGGGATGGGAGATGCGTGGTGGTTGATTTGGCGGGAGTGGTTGATCAGGGAAGGATTGAGGCAGAAGGGGATGAgctgatgatggcggtggagtgggtggagggggatttCATGAGGGAGATGACGGTGAAAGGTTTGTGGCTTTActtgaagggggtgggatttGACGAGGGCTGA
- a CDS encoding hypothetical protein (EggNog:ENOG503NVXX; COG:K) has protein sequence MRTRSSFSHNPHLRVSRPVSACSRCRVAKVKCDGKLPACTACEKAGRENECSAASDQQFARGKERSWVAALEARVEKLDRRLNHARSRKASVALHEVDDNTVTMQDSERRDSLVDITAAIHRKAARTREKADFNTLVSDFGLLTVNATTPGFDTQQESANPMSFARLVLAAAQHDTLPDPNTDELPYQEVAEANFQFYQDNILPLYPLFPTADLKALVPKIYDAADLGILGGIRSSEYWLFWMVMAIASAAQSKAVNDRNYYDALQYVARALPYADRAFVPGYTTQIQALVLLTQYSMLDPAHFDSWHLIGFACRACIDLGFHKDHTFTQQSSKDTIDARRRTFYCVYALDRAISMVHARPFSFKDDDISVRLPSPSVDNERSDPSLPLFELRRLQSGWYQTLVQTDSNDPLRDPIQYVWQKYHETQRWSKELTLDLPATIRTAFDLELDYSSVYLVVPSPRTPKLTDHGRLLIFEHTIRYLYRMYEVVKASPSEGFYTYHDALKVFFMGSQLVTVLRDPGESDLWQSLGATEPPQQNPPLPERLDKDLSDSIARSNSCLDKVNETLKLYGERWEQVKTLADHFDRTTTDIKSYLETRRDMVESAIARSMQKDGRHALPTSRPGTNPSTLAYQSAPMTQHTSQRANQGAPWGHSTGFQGHHNVHF, from the exons ATGCGTACCCGGTCCAGCTTCTcccacaaccctcaccttcgCGTGTCTCGGCCCGTGTCTGCCTGTTCAAGAT GTCGGGTAGCTAAAGTCAAG TGTGATGGCAAATTGCCGGCCTGTACTGCCTGTGAGAAGGCCGGTCGTGAGAATGAATGCTCGGCGGCCAGTGACCAACAGTTTGCTCGCGGCAAGGAGCGGAGCTGGGTTGCTGCCCTCGAGGCAAGGGTGGAAAAGCTTGATCGCAGACTGAACCATGCCCGGTCACGGAAGGCATCTGTGGCTCTGCATGAAGTCGATGATAACACCGTGACGATGCAGGATTCCGAACGGAGGGACTCGCTGGTCGACATCACCGCTGCCATCCATCGTAAAGCTGCCCGGACTCGCGAAAAAGCAGACTTCAACACATTGGTATCCGATTTTGGCCTGTTGACTGTCAATGCCACCACTCCCGGCTTCGACACTCAACAAGAGTCGGCGAACCCTATGAGCTTTGCCCGTCTCGTTCTGGCCGCCGCACAACATGACACATTGCCCGACCCAAACACTGACGAACTTCCGTATCAGGAAGTGGCCGAGGCCAATTTCCAATTTTACCAAGACAACATCCTGCCTCTCTATCCCCTGTTTCCAACCGCAGACTTGAAAGCTCTCGTTCCCAAGATTTACGACGCCGCAGACCTCGGCATCCTGGGCGGCATAAGGTCTTCTGAATACTGGCTCTTTTGGATGGTCATGGCCATCGCTTCTGCCGCCCAGAGCAAGGCTGTGAACGACAGAAACTACTATGATGCCCTGCAGTATGTGGCTCGCGCTTTACCCTACGCCGATCGCGCCTTTGTTCCCGGATACACCACTCAAATACAGGCTCTCGTGCTCCTCACGCAGTACTCCATGCTCGACCCAGCTCACTTTGACAGCTGGCACCTCATAGGTTTTGCCTGCCGGGCCTGTATCGACCTGGGCTTCCACAAAGACCACACTTTCACACAGCAGTCGAGCAAAGACACAATAGATGCGCGCCGGCGTACTTTTTATTGTGTATATGCTCTGGATAG AGCAATCAGCATGGTCCACGCTCGCCCCTTTTCCTTCAAGGATGACGACATATCCGTGCGGCTCCCGAGTCCATCTGTGGACAATGAAAGGTCAGATCCATCTCTTCCTCTGTTCGAGCTTCGAAGACTGCAGTCGGGTTGGTACCAGACCTTGGTACAAACCGACTCAAACGACCCTCTTCGGGATCCCATCCAGTACGTGTGGCAGAAATATCACGAGACGCAGAGATGGTCAAAGGAGCTCACATTGGACCTTCCGGCCACAATTCGCACCGCGTTTGATCTGGAACTCGATTACAGCTCTGTTTATCTGGTCGTTCCTAGTCCGCGCACACCCAAACTTACTGACCATGGGCGCCTACTGATCTTTGAACACACCATACGTTACCTTTACAGGATGTACGAGGTTGTCAAGGCCAGCCCGAGCGAGGGCTTCTACACCTATCATGATGCCCTCAAAGTTTTCTTCATGGGCTCGCAACTGGTCACAGTGCTGCGGGACCCAGGCGAAAGTGACTTATGGCAATCTCTGGGAGCCACCGAACCGCCGCAACaaaaccccccccttcctgaACGATTGGACAAGGATCTTTCTGATTCTATCGCGCGGAGCAACTCGTGTCTCGACAAGGTCAATGAGACACTCAAGCTGTATGGAGAAAGATGGGAGCAGGTGAAGACCTTGGCAGACCATTTTGACAGGACAACAACCGACATCAAGTCTTATCTTGAGACGAGAAGAGATATGGTGGAAAGTGCCATTGCACGAAGTATGCAGAAGGACGGCCGTCATGCCCTGCCCACGTCACGCCCTGGTACAAATCCCTCCACGCTTGCTTACCAGTCGGCGCCAATGACGCAACACACATCACAACGAGCAAACCAGGGAGCCCCGTGGGGGCATTCTACAGGCTTCCAAGGACACCATAACGTACACTTTTGA